TTACAAGAGATCGAGGAAACCTTGTCAGGCTACTGGGAAAAGGACAGGTGGGTAATTACTGACCCCATCTTTGACGAGTTTCGGCCTGAAAGGTGGACTTTAACCAACAAAACTATTGACTTTTCCCGCCTACAACCAGGTATTAAGGGAGAGGTCAAGTTTTTCTTTGTTCACCGCCTCCAGGAACACACCTTGCGATTAAAAACGGCGGTCGTTTACGGAGTTTGCTTTGCCCGCCTGGCTGAATTTCTAGAACGGGCTTATCCCAGGATTAAAAGTTTTACGGACTTGGAAATAGAAAAGGCCATGATTAGGTGGCGTTCTTACCTAATTGAGCAGGGGTTTAAGATTAATAAAGATAGCCGCTTGTCCAGTAATGAATACGAAACTCTGTTACAGCAGGTATATCAGTTTATGGTCAACTTCTACGACGAGCGGGAGGAGTTTGAAAAGAACGTCTGGGATGTGCGGAAAATACCAGGAGCGAAATATACCCAAAACAAAGCTCTTTACCTGCTTTCCTTTGAGGGCATTCCCCTTCCCTTCCGGCCCCTGGCTAAAAGATACCTGAAGGTACGGGTAGGCATTCGGTCATATACCCAATGTGCAACAGACTTGATGGCTCTGCGTTTGTTTCTGTGTTTCATTCACAAGCAATATCCTCACTGGAAAGACCTTAAGAGTTTATCTCGTAAGGATATAGAGAATTACCTGGCATGGTACCGGTCGTACACAGAAGGTTGGCGAAAACAGCATTATGAATATTTAGTCAGCCTGCGGAGCTTTTTAGATTACATACAGCGGGCCGGGTACCCGGAGGCGCCGGAAAAGCCTCATTTTTTGCTGTTGTTCAAGGAAGATTTCCCTAGGCTGGCTAAGCGGTCGGAAGAAGATATTAAATTTATCCCTGAAGGGGTTCTAAGGCAACTGGAAGAAAATCTGGATCAGCTTACGCCCCCGGAGTACATCCCTGTAGTCGTTCTTCTTCGTGCTACGGGCTGGCGCATCTCCGACATCCTGAACCTTCGTTACGATAACTGCCTGGACCGTACTGCCCAAGGGTGGTGGCTCTGCGGGGATATTCTGAAAACGCAGGTGCTGAACCACCGCGTTCCCATTACCGACGAGGTGGCTACAGTGGTTCAGGCAGTAGTTGATGAGATCAAAGAAAAAAGCACGCCGGAAAACAACCCTCATAAATTGCTGTTCGTGCGACTGGAAGGAAAACGCAGGGGCCGCCCACCAATGGGGTTGCTCATTCAACAGGCTCTCATTCGCTTGGCCCAAAAATGCAACATCGTAGACGATCAGGGCCGGGTATTTCATTTTGGTAACCATGCTTTCCGCCACACTAAAGGCGTGGAGTTAATTAACAACGGGATGAACATTCTTCACGTCCAAAAGTGGATGGCCCACGCTTCCCCGGAAATGACCCTGCGTTACGCA
The window above is part of the Pelotomaculum thermopropionicum SI genome. Proteins encoded here:
- a CDS encoding hypothetical protein (containing XerD (COG4974), site-specific recombinase XerD), with protein sequence MSTVYRPVPTLAKLQEIEETLSGYWEKDRWVITDPIFDEFRPERWTLTNKTIDFSRLQPGIKGEVKFFFVHRLQEHTLRLKTAVVYGVCFARLAEFLERAYPRIKSFTDLEIEKAMIRWRSYLIEQGFKINKDSRLSSNEYETLLQQVYQFMVNFYDEREEFEKNVWDVRKIPGAKYTQNKALYLLSFEGIPLPFRPLAKRYLKVRVGIRSYTQCATDLMALRLFLCFIHKQYPHWKDLKSLSRKDIENYLAWYRSYTEGWRKQHYEYLVSLRSFLDYIQRAGYPEAPEKPHFLLLFKEDFPRLAKRSEEDIKFIPEGVLRQLEENLDQLTPPEYIPVVVLLRATGWRISDILNLRYDNCLDRTAQGWWLCGDILKTQVLNHRVPITDEVATVVQAVVDEIKEKSTPENNPHKLLFVRLEGKRRGRPPMGLLIQQALIRLAQKCNIVDDQGRVFHFGNHAFRHTKGVELINNGMNILHVQKWMAHASPEMTLRYAKILDTTMRKSWEEATKNGLFRIDPTGKPVRIDPSEIENEDLIEWEYIRHNLDAVRTPLGYCLKPHKVECKHQLNPCLTCRNLCTTPDFIPQFEAEIREVKAVIERGKAQGRTIWVEKNETLLERYEAILTVLKEGHTHHLAGKKGREYVGEERLNVRQTPA